The following proteins are co-located in the Silene latifolia isolate original U9 population chromosome 1, ASM4854445v1, whole genome shotgun sequence genome:
- the LOC141619953 gene encoding peroxidase 57-like yields MKFSSSSSVFALGIILMTLVSQSYGNLKVGYYRGKCGKHNVEEIVFNVVKAYASKDPNTVGHLIRLQFHDCIVRGCDASVLVDGPKTEKTAKPNLSLGGFEVIDTAKDVLESVCPGVVSCSDILILAARSSVALYGGKWYDAETGRRDGWVSSQSEALKNLPSVNMPVQNAVHLFNSRGLTKEDFVVLLGGHTVGKVHCDKFQDRLYNFYNTRKPDPRMNPALLKTLRNTCPAKGKINSATFLDQTPKSYYRMDNGYYKQLVANRGVLEIDVNIANSPLTNSIVKKLAYSNDGFFLDKFGKAMIKMGRIGVLTGKQGEIRRSCGAINRH; encoded by the exons ATGAAGTTTAGTTCATCTTCATCGGTCTTCGCCTTAGGGATCATTCTAATGACCCTTGTTAGCCAAAGTTATGGGAATTTGAAGGTTGGGTACTATAGGGGAAAATGTGGGAAACACAATGTTGAGGAGATAGTTTTCAACGTAGTTAAGGCCTACGCGTCAAAAGATCCCAACACTGTGGGTCATTTGATTCGGTTACAGTTCCATGATTGTATCGTCAGG GGATGTGACGCGTCAGTCTTAGTTGACGGCCCAAAAACAGAGAAAACAGCAAAGCCAAATCTAAGTCTTGGTGGGTTTGAAGTTATAGATACTGCAAAGGATGTACTAGAAAGTGTTTGTCCAGGAGTAGTATCATGTTCCGATATCCTTATTCTTGCTGCTAGATCTTCTGTAGCTTTG TATGGAGGAAAATGGTACGATGCAGAGACAGGAAGACGAGATGGTTGGGTTTCAAGCCAGAGCGAAGCCCTTAAGAACCTTCCTTCAGTGAACATGCCAGTGCAAAATGCTGTCCATCTCTTTAACTCAAGAGGACTAACTAAAGAGGACTTTGTTGTTCTTCTAG GAGGACATACTGTTGGAAAGGTACACTGTGACAAGTTCCAGGATCGTCTATACAATTTCTACAACACCAGGAAACCCGACCCAAGGATGAACCCGGCATTGCTAAAGACCCTAAGGAATACATGTCCCGCAAAGGGTAAGATCAACAGTGCGACATTCTTGGATCAAACACCAAAGAGTTACTATAGGATGGACAATGGTTATTACAAACAATTAGTAGCAAACAGAGGAGTTCTTGAGATCGATGTCAATATAGCAAATTCACCTTTAACTAACAGCATCGTTAAGAAGCTTGCTTACAGTAATGACGGTTTTTTCCTCGATAAGTTTGGTAAGGCTATGATTAAGATGGGAAGAATTGGTGTTCTTACTGGAAAGCAGGGAGAGATTAGACGATCATGTGGCGCTATCAACCGTCATTGA
- the LOC141620012 gene encoding mitogen-activated protein kinase homolog NTF3-like: MKFMMQLLNGLNYLHSSNIIHRDLKPGNLLVNAKNDLKICDFGLATTTKGSPQTQPATDYIVTRWYRAPELLLNCDTYGPAIDVWSVGCIFAELLGQEPLFPGDNRLDQLMAIIDILGTQKDSNLGFITNPEVLSLLKSWYRAPGIDFGYLFPNADLWGLDLLSKMLEFNPQKRITAAEALQHPYFQNMYDHHKRQPTPFPCQINVDADVGVEQIRNMIWREMLLYHPEADFLWSI, from the coding sequence ATGAAATTTATGATGCAGTTACTCAATGGCCTGAACTATTTACACTCATCCAACATCATTCACCGGGATTTGAAACCGGGAAATCTGCTTGTGAATGCCAAGAATGACCTGAAGATATGCGATTTCGGGCTAGCAACAACCACCAAAGGCTCACCCCAAACCCAGCCTGCTACTGACTATATCGTAACTCGGTGGTACAGAGCACCAGAGCTCCTCCTCAATTGTGACACCTACGGACCCGCTATAGATGTCTGGTCTGTAGGTTGCATCTTCGCTGAATTACTAGGCCAAGAGCCTCTTTTCCCGGGAGACAATCGGCTGGATCAACTGATGGCAATCATCGATATTTTGGGGACACAAAAGGACTCAAATCTGGGGTTCATCACTAATCCAGAGGTACTAAGCTTACTCAAATCATGGTATCGCGCACCAGGGATCGACTTTGGGTATTTGTTCCCAAATGCAGACCTATGGGGGTTGGACCTTCTAAGTAAAATGCTTGAGTTTAACCCGCAAAAAAGAATTACCGCAGCAGAGGCACTGCAGCACCCGTACTTCCAGAATATGTACGATCACCACAAGCGACAGCCTACTCCATTTCCGTGTCAGATTAACGTGGATGCAGACGTTGGGGTGGAACAGATAAGGAACATGATATGGCGTGAAATGTTGTTATACCATCCCGAGGCTGATTTTCTCTGGTCGATCTAA
- the LOC141590438 gene encoding mitogen-activated protein kinase 1-like, translating into MTMMMQQNNEKHSCFDVWDAFCEIEAKYKPIDPIGRGAYGVVCSSIDTVTKEKVAIKKINVGEDPKEALEAFRELRILRHVRHENVISLKDVLITSANCEDVYMVFELMDRDLGSFIRSVLEISNDLVQYFIFQGFKHSGAVW; encoded by the exons ATGACGATGATGATGCAGCAAAATAACGAGAAGCATAGTTGTTTTGATGTTTGGGACGCCTTCTGTGAGATCGAAGCTAAGTACAAGCCTATTGACCCGATAGGCAGGGGTGCCTACGGCGTTGTTTGTTCTTCTATTGATACGGTCACTAAGGAGAAAGTTGCTATTAAGAAGATTAACGTCGGTGAGGATCCCAAGGAAGCGTTGGAGGCGTTCAGGGAGTTGAGAATCCTTCGTCATGTTCGCCATGAGAACGTTATTTCATTGAAAGATGTTTTGATTACTTCAGCTAATTGCGAGGATGTATACATGGTTTTCGAGCTTATGGATCGTGATCTTGGCAGCTTCATTCGCTCTGTTCTGGAAATATCAAATGACCTCGTCCAGTATTTTATTTTTCAG GGTTTCAAACATTCTGGCGCTGTTTGGTAA
- the LOC141620114 gene encoding peroxidase 57-like, which translates to MKFSSSSSVFALGIILMTLVSQCYGNLKVGYYRGKCGKHNVEEIVFDVVKAYASKDPNTVGHLIRLQFHDCIVRGCDASVLVDGPKTEKTAKPNLSLGGFEVVDTAKDVIESVCPGVVSCSDILILAARSAVALYGGKWYDAETGRRDGWVSSQSEALKNLPSVNMPVQQAVHLFNSRGLTKEDFVVLLGGHTVGNVHCDKFQDRLYNFYNTGKPDPRMNPALLKSLKNTCPRNGKINKATFLDQTPKSYYRMDNGYYKQLVANRGVLEIDVNIANSLLTNSIVKKLAYSNDGFFLDKFGKAMIKMGRIGVLTGKQGQIRRSCRAINRH; encoded by the exons ATGAAGTTCAGCTCATCTTCATCGGTTTTCGCCTTAGGGATCATTCTTATGACCCTTGTTAGCCAATGTTATGGTAATCTGAAGGTTGGCTACTATAGAGGAAAATGTGGCAAGCATAATGTTGAGGAGATAGTTTTCGACGTAGTTAAGGCCTATGCATCAAAAGATCCCAACACTGTGGGTCACTTGATTCGGTTACAGTTCCATGATTGTATCGTCAGG GGATGTGATGCATCAGTCTTAGTTGACGGTCCAAAAACAGAGAAAACAGCGAAACCAAATCTAAGCCTTGGCGGGTTTGAAGTTGTAGATACCGCAAAGGATGTTATTGAAAGTGTTTGTCCAGGAGTTGTATCATGTTCCGATATTCTTATCCTCGCTGCTAGATCTGCTGTAGCTTTG TATGGAGGAAAATGGTATGATGCAGAGACAGGGAGACGAGACGGTTGGGTTTCAAGCCAAAGTGAAGCCCTTAAGAACCTTCCTTCAGTAAACATGCCAGTGCAACAAGCTGTCCATCTCTTTAACTCGAGAGGACTAACTAAAGAAGACTTCGTTGTTCTTCTAG GAGGACATACAGTCGGAAATGTACACTGCGACAAGTTCCAAGATCGTCTATACAATTTCTACAACACTGGTAAACCCGACCCAAGAATGAACCCGGCATTGCTAAAGTCCTTAAAGAACACATGCCCGCGAAATGGTAAGATCAACAAAGCCACATTCTTGGATCAAACACCAAAGAGTTACTATAGGATGGACAATGGATACTACAAACAATTAGTAGCAAACAGAGGAGTTCTTGAAATCGACGTAAATATAGCAAATTCACTTTTAACGAACAGCATTGTTAAGAAGCTTGCTTACAGTAATGACGGTTTCTTCCTCGACAAATTTGGTAAAGCTATGATTAAAATGGGAAGAATTGGTGTTCTTACTGGAAAGCAAGGACAGATTAGACGATCATGTCGCGCTATCAACCGTCATTGA
- the LOC141615572 gene encoding uncharacterized protein LOC141615572, whose translation MVVKVVTTPCLQLSPKKTLLNDVVSVSRTAWLGTMSSKLSRTRSFEYKPKQRSHQPIRRACSANFDAHFSGDIEFSKRIEELALSFQLDNENLTGSESTEPDSVDWNPASIEMKANRVDLPISLRMIKRKKNQWRKNVSEIGESACCSVKKAFSSMVFIIRELHSYSMQIREALFFEDLQGILIRVHEEMHASFVWLFQQVFSHTPTLMLYVMILLANFTVHSMSNTYALASQPPVLAAMDGREISSNFDVKSFTVSSSGCDTTSVGGGNGGGNKFNPVASGMDGDDSMRKSSTIVNRLSVSVPEETAVWNSIVEEASRMQGEFREEILESDVTKWFVSPVTAKVETDDYQEYFRTELSYQSELDQEPNNVLLLANYAQFLYLVVHDYDRAEEYFKRAIKVEPKDGEAHNKYATFLWQVRNDLWAAEETYLEAISADPTNSYYAANYAHFLWNTGGEDTCFPLDSQEDSQEDETLDS comes from the exons ATGGTGGTGAAAGTGGTGACGACGCCGTGTTTGCAACTATCACCGAAAAAAACACTATTAAACGACGTCGTTTCAGTATCCCGAACCGCCTGGCTCGGGACGATGTCATCGAAGCTAAGTAGAACTCGTTCGTTCGAGTACAAACCTAAACAAAGATCTCACCAACCGATTCGAAGAGCTTGTAGCGCGAATTTCGACGCTCATTTCTCTGGCGACATCGAATTTTCCAAAAGAATTGAGGAATTAGCATTGAGTTTCCAACTCGACAACGAAAACCTCACCGGTTCCGAGTCGACTGAGCCGGACTCAGTCGATTGGAATCCGGCGAGCATAGAAATGAAGGCGAATAGAGTCGATCTCCCGATTTCACTACGAATGATTAAACGGAAGAAAAATCAATGGAGAAAAAATGTATCGGAAATCGGAGAATCGGCATGTTGTTCAGTGAAGAAAGCTTTTTCATCAATGGTGTTTATTATACGAGAATTGCATAGTTACAGTATGCAAATTCGAGAAGCTCTGTTTTTCGAAGATTTACAAGGAATTTTAATCAGAGTTCATGAAGAAATGCACGCATCTTTCGTATGGCTTTTTCAACAAGTTTTCTCTCATACCCCTACGCTTATGCTTTATGTTATGATCTTGCTCGCGAATTTTACGGTTCATTCGATGTCGAACACCTACGCTCTCGCTTCGCAACCGCCTGTTCTCGCCGCCATGGACGGTCGAGAAATTAGTTCTAATTTTGACGTAAAATCGTTTACTGTATCTTCGTCAGGATGTGATACGACGTCGGTTGGTGGCGGAAATGGCGGAGGTAATAAATTTAATCCGGTAGCAAGCGGAATGGACGGTGACGATTCAATGAGGAAATCGTCGACGATTGTTAATCGTTTGAGTGTTTCGGTTCCCGAGGAGACGGCGGTTTGGAATTCGATTGTTGAAGAAGCGAGTCGAATGCAAGGGGAATTTAGGGAGGAGATATTGGAGTCTGATGTTACGAAATGGTTTGTTTCACCGGTGACCGCGAAAGTCGAGACGGATGATTATCAGGAGTATTTTCGGACGGAGTTATCGTATCAATCGGAGTTAGACCAAGAGCCTAACAATGTTTTGCTCTTGGCTAATTATGCTCAGTTTCTTTACCTTGTTGTTCATGATTATGACAG AGCTGAGGAATACTTTAAGAGGGCAATAAAAGTGGAGCCAAAAGATGGAGAAGCGCACAACAAATATGCAACTTTTTTGTGGCAAGTAAGAAACGACTTATGGGCAGCCGAAGAGACCTATTTAGAGGCGATTTCGGCTGACCCTACCAACTCCTATTACGCAGCTAATTACGCCCATTTCCTTTGGAACACCGGTGGTGAGGATACGTGTTTTCCCCTCGATTCCCAGGAGGATTCCCAGGAGGATGAGACTCTTGACTCGTAA
- the LOC141590444 gene encoding replication protein A 70 kDa DNA-binding subunit B-like: MRPRRKHIREISGSTGPYTIRARVIEKTNVHSEPDGQGLELQIITFKDEEGTKMQTFLHNDDLEIFEDMIHDDMEYDISNATIQLVVDTPSEGPAEQMYDLYFNINTIVQPVSDAKVPATSNYILIGSIPRKVTLEDRYDVLGVVIYIDRCCHTTANEGQTSDVCEVMIVDQSHEQIMIVTAWSDMPLKECWSLQSIAYKFPVVAFTALMPSYQKGFSLSTTHSTYVVLDPPGKEADTLRTWATQNKTLLQAKRQHVFEVRLPEITRAITTIESLLDKGINNTLQEEHHWLHVLLHQFDPKDVHLYLGCSNCGTGNAEEIGVAYMCNACLQEDVISTPRMVATFEVADETGVYTLSAYTENMERLLELKAHILYCMTPQEKQAYLVCTATRLRVTKLYVQVVPTAALSRIQELKWMLTEISLI; this comes from the exons ATGAGGCCTAGAAGAAAGCACATCAGGGAAATTTCAGGATCCACCGGTCCCTACACCATTAGAGCAAGAGTCATCGAAAAAACGAATGTCCATTCAGAACCAGATGGCCAAGGTTTAGAGCTCCAAATAATCACATTCAAAGATGAAGAG GGTACTAAGATGCAGACATTCCTACACAATGATGATCTAGAAATATTTGAAGACATGATCCATGACGACATGGAGTACGACATTTCCAATGCAACAATACAGTTAGTCGTTGACACGCCTTCAGAAGGACCCGCTGAACAGATGTACGACCTATATTTCAACATAAACACCATAGTCCAGCCTGTATCTGATGCAAAAGTTCCTGCAACATCTAATTACATTTTAATTGGATCAATCCCCAGAAAGGTTACACTGGAAGATCGCTATG ATGTGTTAGGCGTTGTTATATATATTGACCGATGCTGCCATACTACTGCCAACGAAGGCCAGACATCAGATGTTTGCGAAGTAATGATTGTTGATCAGAG CCATGAACAGATTATGATAGTAACAGCCTGGTCAGATATGCCTTTGAAAGAGTGTTGGTCCTTGCAATCCATAGCATACAAATTTCCTGTTGTTGCCTTTACAGCTCTAATGCCAAGCTACCAAAAAG GTTTCTCCCTCTCAACAACGCATTCAACATACGTCGTCTTAGATCCACCAGGCAAAGAGGCCGACACGCTCAGGACTTG GGCAACGCAAAACAAAACCCTACTTCAAGCAAAAAGACAACATGTCTTCGAAGTTCGTCTTCCAGAAATCACACGTGCGATCACAACAATTGAAAGTCTCCTCGATAAGGGG ATAAACAACACCTTACAAGAGGAACACCACTGGCTACATGTGCTACTACATCAGTTTGACCCGAAAGATGTCcacttataccttggttgtagtAATTGCGGCACTGGCAACGCTGAAGAAATAGGTGTTGCATATATGTGTAATGCTTGCCTACAGGAAGACGTAATCTCCACTCCAAG GATGGTAGCAACGTTTGAAGTAGCAGACGAGACTGGAGTGTATACTTTATCTGCATATACTGAAAATATGGAGAGGCTGTTGGAATTGAAGGCTCACATCTTATACTGTATGACTCCACAG GAAAAACAGGCCTATCTCGTATGCACTGCAACCAGATTAAGGGTAACTAAATTGTACGTTCAGGTCGTACCTACTGCTGCTCTCTCTAGAATTCAAGAGTTGAAGTGGATGCTCACGGAGATATCTCTAATCTAG